Proteins from one Triticum aestivum cultivar Chinese Spring chromosome 7A, IWGSC CS RefSeq v2.1, whole genome shotgun sequence genomic window:
- the LOC123153929 gene encoding uncharacterized protein: MDRLLKLTGFGWDDDDKMIKAPEDIWEELIKKDKAIQEYRDKVWLSWIDLQAICASSTASGAGAVSSKGKDGTCTTKSSQIDLNTEVEVHDIDSDEINASPGVFTKKSTTIEPEKKRSPGSGSKGTGSMNISDVPDDELSDSEQVLINNISAVSLFRDVLFTRLFRTPRNTSILTGAQKTIEFLEGCPVRFYEQFRLEKHRFYLLQDALCERKLLKDTNQMTVDEQLLMFLHTIGHNVRNRVIQDRYQHSGEPISRHFNKVLDAINGLRDVCITDSSNQVPSKILGDARFYPYFKNCLREIDGTHIEAKVRLDKQTPYRNRHGYPSQNVMAVVSFDMTFSYVAAGWEGSASDQAVLRWAVTSGGLVVPEGKFYLVDSGYANTPRFIAPYRGDRYHIASFRGSNRRYTSEKDLFNHLHAQLRNVVERTFGVLKARFPILSRKGGIPYPYRTQVKIVMACCIIHNFIRKVNHPDELFEVYEHGETEQNTDHGDQQVNGQAREDDRVAGERLGIPIRYSCLLPPAPPIQADVGAACMAGVEGRQACALT; this comes from the exons ATGGACAGACTTCTAAAACTCACAGGATTTGGTTGGGATGACGATGACAAAATGATAAAAGCTCCAGAAGATATTTGGGAAGAACTAATTAAG AAGGATAAGGCTATCCAAGAATATCGAGATAAGGTGTGGCTTAGTTGGATAGATCTTCAAGCCATATGTGCTAGTTCAACAGCATCTGGAGCTGGTGCTGTATCTAGCAAAGGAAAAGATGGTACATGTACGACCAAATCTTCACAAATTGATCTCAATACGGAAGTTGAAGTACATGACATCGATTCTGATGAAATCAATGCTTCCCCTGGTGTCTTCACCAAGAAGTCAACTACCATTGAGCCAGAAAAAAAGAGGTCCCCTGGAAGTGGATCCAAGGGAACT GGATCTATGAACATTTCGGATGTGCCAGATGATGAACTTTCTGATTCCGAACAAGTGCTTATTAATAACATTtctgcagtgtccttgtttcgcGATGTGTTGTTCACAAGGTTATTCAGAACGCCCCGTAACACTTCTATATTAACTGGTGCTCAGAAAACGATAGAGTTTTTAGAGGGATGTCCagttagattttatgaacaatttCGTCTTGAGAAGCACAGATTCTACTTGTTGCAGGATGCTTTGTGCGAGAGGAAGTTACTTAAGGATACAAATCAAATGACAGTGGACGAACAACTACTCATGTTTCTACATACAATTGGTCACAATGTTAGAAACCGTGTCATCCAAGATAGATATCAGCATTCTGGTGAACCAATCAGCCGACACTTCAACAAAGTTTTAGACGCCATAAATGGTTTGCGTGATGTTTGCATAACAGATTCAAGCAATCAAGTCCCATCAAAAATATTGGGTGACGCAAGATTCTACCCATATTTCAAG AACTGCCTAAGAGAAATTGATGGGACACATATTGAGGCAAAAGTCAGGCTTGATAAGCAAACTCCTTATAGAAACAGACATGGTTATCCGTCTCAAAATGTAATGGCAGTAGTGTCATTTGACATGACATTCTCTTATGTCGCTGCTGGATGGGAGGGTTCTGCATCGGATCAAGCTGTTCTAAGATGGGCTGTGACTAGTGGGGGTTTAGTTGTTCCTGAAG GTAAATTTTACCTTGTTGATTCAGGCTACGCAAATACTCCAAGATTTATTGCCCCGTATCGTGGAGATCGCTATCATATTGCTTCTTTTCGTGGAAGTAATCGGCGATATACTAGTGAGAAGGACTTGTTCAACCATCTACATGCACAGTTGCGGAATGTTGTTGAACGAACTTTTGGTGTTCTAAAAGCTCGTTTTCCAATTCTAAGTAGGAAAGGAGGAATTCCTTATCCATACAGAACTCAAGTGAAAATTGTTATGGCTTGTTGCATTATCCACAACTTCATAAGGAAGGTTAATCATCCTGATGAGTTATTCGAGGTTTATGAGCATGGGGAAACAGAACAAAATACTGACCATGGTGATCAACAAGTTAATGGGCAAGCAAGAGAAGATGATAGAGTTGCTGGTGAGAGA CTTGGAATCCCCATCCGCTACAGCTGCCTGCTGCCCCCGGCGCCGCCGATACAGGCTGATGTCGGTGCAGCCTGCATGGCCGGCGTTGAGGGGAGGCAGGCCTGTGCGTTGACCTGA